One window of Streptomyces sp. SUK 48 genomic DNA carries:
- a CDS encoding anthranilate synthase family protein codes for MDLEDLLSDPRPFALLRRRVPGRAEHPVEVLIGPVADRDRLAELPDEGLALVPFRQIRERGFDVRDDGTPLLVLTPEESYEIPLDEALRRLPAHEVRVEGGGFDVGDEEYARIVGRVLEEEIGGGEGANFVIRRTYEGEIPGFGRADALALFRRLLEGERGAYWTFVVHTGDRTLVGASPEVHVRMSGGTVVMNPISGTYRYPAEGPTPEHLLDFLADGKEIEELSMVVDEELKMMCTVGDMGGVVVGPRLKEMAHLAHTEYELRGKSSLDARDVLRETMFAATVTGSPVQNACRVIERHEVGGRGYYAGALALLGRDAGGAQTLDSPILIRTADIGADGRLRVPVGATLVRGSRPAGEVAETHAKAAGVLAALGVRPGRPRAERELPRLADDPRVRAALDGRRAFLAPFWLRMQRPTAEPRGHALVVDGEDTFTAMLAHLLRATGLEVTVRRYDEAGLRAAVRAHEGPVVLGPGPGDPSDLADPKMRFLRELARTVLREHRHGVLGVCLGHELLAAELGLEIVRKDMPYQGAQTEIELFGRPETVGFYNSFTARCDEDAARELAAHGIEVSRAANGEVHAVRGPGFAGVQFHPESVLTLDGVAIVGELTDRLRGASAF; via the coding sequence GTGGACCTCGAGGACCTGTTGTCCGACCCCCGCCCCTTCGCCCTGCTGCGCCGCCGGGTGCCCGGTCGCGCCGAGCACCCGGTGGAGGTGCTGATCGGTCCCGTCGCCGACCGGGACCGGCTCGCCGAGCTGCCGGACGAGGGGCTCGCCCTGGTGCCGTTCCGGCAGATCCGCGAGCGCGGCTTCGACGTCCGCGACGACGGCACCCCGCTCCTGGTGCTGACGCCCGAGGAGTCGTACGAGATCCCGCTGGACGAGGCGCTGCGCCGGCTCCCGGCGCACGAGGTGCGGGTCGAGGGCGGCGGCTTCGACGTCGGCGACGAGGAGTACGCCCGGATCGTCGGCCGGGTCCTCGAGGAGGAGATCGGCGGGGGCGAGGGCGCGAACTTCGTGATCCGGCGGACGTACGAGGGCGAGATCCCCGGGTTCGGCCGGGCGGACGCGCTGGCGCTGTTCCGGCGGCTGCTGGAGGGCGAGCGCGGGGCGTACTGGACGTTCGTGGTGCACACCGGGGACCGGACGCTGGTCGGGGCGAGTCCCGAGGTGCATGTGCGGATGTCGGGCGGCACGGTCGTGATGAACCCGATCAGCGGGACCTACCGCTATCCCGCCGAGGGGCCGACCCCGGAGCACCTCCTGGACTTCCTCGCCGACGGCAAGGAGATCGAGGAGCTGTCGATGGTGGTCGACGAGGAGCTGAAGATGATGTGCACCGTCGGCGACATGGGCGGGGTCGTCGTCGGGCCGCGGCTGAAGGAGATGGCGCATCTCGCGCACACCGAGTACGAGCTGCGCGGCAAGTCCTCGCTGGACGCCCGGGACGTGCTGCGGGAGACCATGTTCGCGGCGACGGTCACCGGCTCGCCGGTGCAGAACGCGTGCCGGGTGATCGAGCGGCACGAGGTCGGGGGGCGCGGGTACTACGCCGGTGCGCTGGCCCTGCTCGGGCGGGACGCGGGCGGCGCGCAGACCCTGGACTCGCCCATCCTGATCCGCACCGCCGACATCGGCGCGGACGGGCGGCTGCGGGTGCCGGTCGGGGCCACGCTGGTGCGCGGCTCGCGGCCGGCGGGCGAGGTCGCCGAGACCCACGCCAAGGCGGCGGGCGTGCTCGCGGCCCTCGGGGTGCGCCCCGGGCGGCCGCGCGCCGAGCGGGAGCTGCCCCGGCTGGCCGACGATCCCCGGGTGCGGGCCGCGCTGGACGGGCGGCGGGCCTTCCTCGCCCCGTTCTGGCTGCGGATGCAGCGGCCGACCGCCGAGCCGCGCGGGCACGCCTTGGTGGTCGACGGCGAGGACACCTTCACCGCGATGCTCGCCCATCTGCTGCGCGCGACGGGCCTGGAGGTGACGGTGCGGCGCTACGACGAGGCGGGGCTGCGGGCCGCGGTGCGCGCGCACGAGGGCCCGGTGGTGCTCGGCCCCGGCCCCGGGGACCCCTCGGACCTGGCCGATCCGAAGATGCGGTTCCTGCGGGAGCTGGCCCGGACCGTCCTGCGGGAGCACCGGCACGGAGTGCTGGGCGTGTGCCTGGGCCATGAACTGCTCGCGGCGGAGCTGGGGCTGGAGATCGTCCGCAAGGACATGCCGTACCAGGGGGCGCAGACGGAGATCGAACTGTTCGGGCGCCCCGAGACCGTCGGCTTCTACAACAGCTTCACCGCCCGCTGCGACGAGGACGCGGCACGGGAACTGGCGGCGCACGGGATCGAGGTGAGCCGGGCGGCGAACGGCGAGGTGCACGCCGTACGGGGGCCCGGGTTCGCCGGGGTGCAGTTCCACCCGGAGTCGGTGCTGACGCTCGACGGGGTGGCGATCGTCGGGGAGTTGACGGACCGGCTGCGCGGCGCGAGCGCGTTCTGA
- a CDS encoding 3-deoxy-7-phosphoheptulonate synthase class II: MTVNAKTSASAGNTWRDLPAAQQPEYPDTEALRAVIADLESYPPLVFAGECDQLRARMAAVAKGEAFLLQGGDCAEAFDAVSADQIRQKLKTLLQMGAVLTYAASVPVVKVGRIAGQYSKPRSKPTETRDGVTLPTYRGDSVNGFDFTEAARIPDPERLKRMYHASASTLNLVRAFTTGGYADLRQVHAWNQDFVKTSPSGQRYEQLAREIDNALNFMRACGTDPEEFKTVEFFSSHEALLLDYESALTRVDSRTGKLYDVSGHMVWIGERTRQLDHAHIEFASKINNPIGIKLGPSTTAEEALRYIDRLDPEREPGRLTFIVRMGADKIRDHLPELVEKVTASGATVAWVTDPMHGNTFEAASGHKTRRFDDVLDEVKGFFEVHKGLGTHPGGIHVELTGDDVTECVGGGDEIFVDDLHQRYETACDPRLNRSQSLDLAFLVAEMYRDQ; encoded by the coding sequence GTGACCGTGAACGCTAAGACCAGCGCGAGCGCTGGCAACACCTGGCGAGACCTGCCCGCGGCGCAGCAGCCCGAGTACCCCGACACCGAGGCTCTGCGCGCAGTGATCGCGGACCTCGAGTCGTATCCGCCGCTTGTTTTCGCGGGCGAGTGCGACCAGCTGCGCGCCCGGATGGCGGCCGTCGCCAAGGGAGAGGCGTTCCTCCTCCAGGGCGGCGACTGCGCCGAGGCGTTCGACGCCGTGTCCGCCGACCAGATCCGGCAGAAGCTCAAGACGCTGCTCCAGATGGGCGCCGTCCTCACCTACGCGGCCTCCGTGCCCGTGGTGAAGGTCGGCCGCATCGCCGGCCAGTACTCCAAGCCCCGCTCCAAGCCGACCGAGACCCGTGACGGGGTGACGCTGCCGACCTACCGGGGCGACTCCGTCAACGGCTTCGACTTCACCGAGGCCGCCCGCATCCCGGACCCCGAGCGGCTCAAGCGGATGTACCACGCCTCCGCGTCCACGCTGAACCTGGTGCGCGCCTTCACCACCGGCGGGTACGCCGACCTGCGCCAGGTGCACGCCTGGAACCAGGACTTCGTGAAGACCTCCCCCTCCGGCCAGCGCTACGAGCAGCTGGCCCGGGAGATCGACAACGCGCTGAACTTCATGCGGGCCTGCGGCACCGACCCGGAGGAGTTCAAGACCGTCGAGTTCTTCTCCTCGCACGAGGCGCTGCTGCTGGACTACGAGTCCGCCCTGACCCGGGTCGACTCCCGCACCGGCAAGCTGTACGACGTCTCCGGGCACATGGTGTGGATCGGTGAGCGCACCCGCCAGCTGGACCACGCGCACATCGAGTTCGCCTCGAAGATCAACAACCCGATCGGCATCAAGCTCGGCCCGAGCACCACGGCCGAGGAGGCGCTGAGGTACATCGACCGCCTCGACCCCGAGCGGGAGCCGGGCCGGCTGACCTTCATCGTCCGCATGGGCGCCGACAAGATCCGCGACCATCTGCCCGAGCTGGTGGAGAAGGTCACGGCGTCCGGCGCCACGGTGGCGTGGGTGACCGACCCGATGCACGGCAACACCTTCGAGGCGGCCTCCGGGCACAAGACCCGCCGCTTCGACGACGTGCTCGACGAGGTCAAGGGCTTCTTCGAGGTGCACAAGGGCCTCGGCACCCACCCGGGCGGCATCCATGTGGAGCTGACCGGCGACGACGTCACCGAGTGCGTGGGCGGCGGCGACGAGATCTTCGTGGACGACCTGCACCAGCGCTACGAGACGGCCTGCGACCCGCGGCTCAACCGCAGCCAGTCCCTCGACCTGGCCTTCCTGGTCGCGGAGATGTACCGGGACCAGTAG
- a CDS encoding (2Fe-2S)-binding protein — MYVCSCFGITEAQVQQHAEDGAATPRQIASACKAGTDCGRCVRRIQALLGRGACPRRELIEQRAPATLDRLDDAA; from the coding sequence GTGTACGTGTGCAGTTGCTTCGGCATCACCGAGGCCCAGGTCCAGCAGCACGCGGAGGACGGCGCCGCCACCCCGCGCCAGATCGCCTCCGCGTGCAAGGCCGGCACGGACTGCGGCCGCTGTGTACGCCGCATCCAGGCCCTGCTCGGCCGGGGTGCCTGCCCCCGCCGCGAGCTGATCGAACAGCGCGCCCCGGCGACGCTCGACCGGCTGGACGACGCCGCCTGA
- the bfr gene encoding bacterioferritin: MQGDPDVIELLNEQLTAELTAINQYFLHSKIQDHRGWAKLAEYTRRESFDEMRHAEILTDRILLLDGLPNYQRLSHIEVGQTVTEMFRADRQIEVEAIDRLRRGVQVMRDKDDITSANIFEAILADEEHHIDYLDTQLELVDKLGEALYISTVIEQNQPDPSGPGTGSF, from the coding sequence ATGCAGGGCGACCCCGACGTCATCGAACTGCTCAACGAGCAGCTGACCGCCGAGCTGACGGCGATCAACCAGTACTTCCTGCACTCCAAGATCCAGGACCACCGGGGGTGGGCCAAGCTCGCGGAGTACACCCGGCGCGAGTCCTTCGACGAGATGCGGCACGCGGAGATCCTGACCGACCGCATCCTGCTGCTCGACGGGCTGCCGAACTACCAGCGGCTCTCCCACATCGAGGTGGGGCAGACGGTGACCGAGATGTTCCGGGCCGACCGGCAGATCGAGGTCGAGGCGATCGACCGGCTGCGCCGGGGCGTGCAGGTCATGCGCGACAAGGACGACATCACGTCCGCGAACATCTTCGAGGCGATCCTGGCCGACGAGGAGCACCACATCGACTACCTGGACACCCAGCTGGAGCTGGTCGACAAGCTGGGCGAGGCGCTGTACATCTCGACCGTGATCGAGCAGAACCAGCCGGACCCCTCGGGACCGGGCACCGGCAGCTTCTAG
- a CDS encoding sulfite oxidase-like oxidoreductase — protein MGHPVERESGAAAGSELPPGQRLQRGWPVTHYGPVPKFRPERWDFRVFGATADGDKHGWNHEEFTALPYATVVADLHCVTKFSMLGAEWGGVPAAAIVDLAPPAPDVTHVMVWAEYGFSSNLRLADFLSDRALFATHKDGELLTAEHGFPVRLIVPHLYAWKGPKWVRGVEYMTADRRGFWEERGYHNVGDPWKEQRYSYQEEPGEGPEL, from the coding sequence ATGGGTCATCCGGTGGAGCGAGAGTCTGGAGCAGCGGCAGGGTCCGAGCTTCCGCCGGGGCAGCGACTCCAGCGCGGCTGGCCGGTCACGCACTACGGACCCGTCCCCAAGTTCCGGCCCGAGCGCTGGGACTTCCGGGTCTTCGGCGCCACCGCCGACGGCGACAAGCACGGCTGGAACCACGAGGAGTTCACGGCCCTGCCGTACGCCACCGTGGTGGCCGATCTGCACTGTGTGACCAAGTTCAGCATGCTCGGCGCGGAGTGGGGCGGAGTCCCGGCCGCCGCGATCGTGGACCTGGCCCCGCCGGCCCCGGACGTCACCCATGTGATGGTCTGGGCGGAGTACGGCTTCAGCTCCAACCTGCGCCTCGCCGACTTCCTCTCCGACCGCGCCCTCTTCGCCACCCACAAGGACGGCGAGCTGCTGACCGCCGAGCACGGCTTCCCGGTCCGGCTGATCGTGCCCCATCTGTACGCCTGGAAGGGGCCCAAGTGGGTGCGGGGCGTGGAGTACATGACGGCCGACCGGCGCGGGTTCTGGGAGGAGCGCGGGTACCACAACGTGGGCGATCCCTGGAAGGAACAGCGCTACTCCTACCAGGAGGAGCCGGGGGAGGGGCCCGAGCTGTGA
- a CDS encoding deoxyribonuclease IV, translating to MSSVSASRSLPRNPVGGHVPVAGGLHSVGLSYARELKAETVQVFVANPRGWATPAGNPKQDEAFRAACAEESVPAYVHAPYLINFGSHTEATVEKSVESLRHSLRRGREIGALGVVVHTGSATGGRAREVALKQVREHLLPLLDELTHDDDPFLLLESTAGQGASLCSRTWDFGPYFDALDAHPRLGVCLDTCHIFAAGHDLTGPAGMNQTLDLLVETVGEGRLKLIHANDSKDVVGAHKDRHENIGSGHIGEEPFRALMNHPATAGVPLVIETPGGKEGHAADVARLKRLRDG from the coding sequence GTGAGTTCCGTTTCCGCGTCCCGCTCCCTCCCCCGCAATCCCGTCGGCGGCCATGTGCCGGTGGCCGGCGGTCTGCACTCCGTGGGGCTGTCGTACGCCCGTGAGCTGAAGGCGGAGACCGTCCAGGTCTTCGTGGCCAACCCGCGCGGCTGGGCCACCCCCGCCGGGAACCCGAAGCAGGACGAGGCGTTCCGCGCGGCCTGCGCCGAGGAGTCGGTCCCGGCGTACGTGCACGCCCCCTACCTGATCAACTTCGGCTCGCACACCGAGGCGACCGTCGAGAAGTCGGTGGAGTCGCTGCGGCACTCGCTGCGCCGCGGCCGGGAGATCGGCGCGCTCGGCGTGGTGGTGCACACCGGCAGCGCGACCGGCGGACGGGCCCGCGAGGTGGCCCTGAAGCAGGTACGGGAGCACCTGCTGCCGCTGCTGGACGAGCTGACCCATGACGACGACCCGTTCCTGCTGCTGGAGTCCACCGCGGGCCAGGGCGCCTCGCTGTGCTCGCGGACCTGGGACTTCGGGCCGTACTTCGACGCGCTGGACGCCCACCCCAGGCTGGGCGTGTGCCTGGACACCTGCCACATCTTCGCCGCCGGGCACGATCTGACCGGCCCGGCCGGCATGAACCAGACGCTCGACCTGCTGGTGGAGACCGTCGGCGAGGGGCGGCTGAAGCTGATCCACGCCAACGACTCCAAGGACGTGGTCGGCGCGCACAAGGACCGGCACGAGAACATCGGCTCCGGCCACATCGGCGAGGAGCCCTTCCGCGCCCTGATGAACCACCCGGCGACCGCGGGCGTCCCGCTGGTCATCGAGACCCCCGGCGGCAAGGAGGGTCACGCGGCGGACGTGGCCCGGCTCAAGCGCCTCAGGGACGGCTGA
- the pknB gene encoding Stk1 family PASTA domain-containing Ser/Thr kinase, with protein MSVGARRLGRVDMTLQDALVGHVLDGRYRVDARIAAGGMATVYRALDMRLDRVLALKVMHPALAADGVFVERFIREAKSAARLDHPNVVQVFDQGTDGSYVYMAMEYVAGCTLRDVLRERGALRPRAALDILEPVLAALGAAHRAGFVHRDMKPENVLIGDDGRVKVADFGLVRSVDTVTSTTGSVLGTVAYLAPEQIDQGSADPRVDVYACGVVLYEMLTGAKPHSGDSPAQVLYRHINEDVPPPSALAPDLAPQLDELVASATARDPEVRPYDAVALLAEAREARAALAEEQLDAVPPQARTVEHENAENRTSVIPRALTVPRPLPVGEDGDDGVSRTTRFQAPPAVPPRRSRRLVLSIAVAVLLVLGAGTGFWYINSGQFTKVPPLLTKTEAQARHRLQDAGLDVGKVRRAYDDTVERGTVISTDPAPGARIRDHDAVTLTVSLGPETVKVPDLAGLPLAEARKKLKGAGLEPGMVTREFSDDIDAGEVISTAPRTGTERHAGSAIALTVSKGSPIDVPDVTGDDPADARQELTGAGLKVKIASEQVNSEYDKGKVARQSPGDGKQAASGDTVTLTLSKGPQMIEVPDVTGDSVDDAHQALEDAGFQVSEDRGILGLFGDTVRKQSVEGGKTAPKGSTITITIR; from the coding sequence ATGTCCGTGGGGGCTCGTAGACTCGGCCGTGTGGATATGACCCTTCAGGACGCCCTCGTCGGGCACGTGCTCGACGGTCGGTATCGCGTGGACGCGCGGATCGCGGCCGGCGGGATGGCGACGGTGTACCGGGCGCTGGACATGCGCCTGGACCGGGTGCTCGCGCTGAAGGTGATGCATCCCGCGCTGGCGGCCGACGGCGTCTTCGTGGAGCGGTTCATCCGCGAGGCGAAGTCCGCGGCCCGGCTCGACCATCCGAACGTGGTGCAGGTCTTCGACCAGGGCACCGACGGCTCGTATGTGTACATGGCGATGGAGTACGTCGCCGGGTGCACCCTGCGTGACGTGCTGCGCGAGCGCGGCGCGCTGCGGCCGCGGGCCGCGCTGGACATCCTGGAACCGGTGCTCGCCGCCCTCGGCGCCGCCCACCGGGCCGGTTTCGTGCACCGCGACATGAAGCCCGAGAACGTGCTGATAGGCGACGACGGACGGGTCAAGGTCGCCGATTTCGGCCTGGTCCGCTCCGTGGACACGGTGACCAGTACGACCGGCTCCGTGCTCGGCACCGTCGCCTACCTCGCCCCCGAGCAGATCGACCAGGGCAGCGCCGACCCCCGGGTCGACGTGTACGCCTGCGGTGTCGTGCTCTACGAGATGCTGACCGGCGCCAAGCCGCACTCCGGGGACTCCCCCGCGCAGGTGCTCTACCGGCACATCAACGAGGACGTGCCGCCGCCCTCCGCGCTGGCGCCGGACCTGGCCCCGCAGCTGGACGAGCTGGTCGCCTCGGCCACCGCCCGCGACCCCGAGGTGCGCCCGTACGACGCGGTGGCGCTGCTCGCCGAGGCCCGCGAGGCCCGCGCCGCGCTGGCCGAGGAGCAGCTGGACGCCGTACCGCCCCAGGCCAGGACGGTGGAGCACGAGAACGCGGAGAACCGTACGAGCGTGATCCCGCGCGCGCTCACCGTGCCCCGGCCGCTCCCCGTCGGCGAGGACGGCGACGACGGTGTCAGCCGCACCACCCGCTTCCAGGCCCCGCCCGCGGTGCCCCCGCGCCGGTCCCGGCGGCTCGTGCTCTCCATCGCCGTCGCCGTGCTCCTGGTGCTCGGCGCCGGCACCGGGTTCTGGTACATCAACTCCGGCCAGTTCACCAAGGTCCCGCCGCTGCTGACGAAGACCGAGGCGCAGGCCCGGCACCGGCTCCAGGACGCCGGACTGGACGTCGGCAAGGTGAGGCGGGCCTACGACGACACCGTCGAGCGCGGCACCGTGATCAGCACCGACCCGGCGCCCGGGGCGCGGATCCGGGACCATGACGCGGTGACGCTGACCGTCTCGCTCGGCCCCGAGACGGTCAAGGTGCCGGACCTGGCCGGCCTGCCGCTCGCCGAGGCCCGGAAGAAGCTCAAGGGCGCCGGTCTGGAGCCGGGCATGGTCACCCGGGAGTTCAGCGACGACATCGACGCGGGCGAAGTGATCTCCACGGCCCCCAGGACGGGCACCGAGCGGCACGCGGGCTCGGCGATCGCGCTGACCGTCAGCAAGGGCAGCCCGATCGACGTCCCGGACGTCACCGGCGACGACCCGGCCGACGCGCGGCAGGAGCTGACGGGCGCCGGACTCAAGGTGAAGATCGCGAGCGAGCAGGTCAACTCCGAGTACGACAAGGGCAAGGTGGCCCGGCAGAGCCCCGGCGACGGCAAGCAGGCCGCCTCGGGCGACACGGTGACGCTCACCCTGTCCAAGGGCCCGCAGATGATCGAGGTCCCGGACGTGACCGGCGACAGCGTGGACGACGCCCACCAGGCACTGGAGGACGCCGGATTCCAGGTCAGCGAGGACCGCGGCATCCTCGGGCTGTTCGGCGACACCGTGCGGAAGCAGTCCGTCGAGGGCGGGAAGACCGCGCCCAAGGGGTCCACGATCACGATCACCATCAGGTGA
- a CDS encoding thiazole synthase, which translates to MSDDRLVIGGTAFGSRLIMGTGGAPSLDVLERALVASGTELTTVAMRRVDPSVHGSVLSVLEKLGIRVLPNTAGCFTAGEAVLTARLAREALGTSLVKLEVIADERTLLPDPVELLEAAETLVDDGFTVLPYTNDDPVLARKLEEVGCAAVMPLGSPIGSGLGIRNPHNFQLIVERAGVPVILDAGAGTASDVALAMELGCAGVMLASAVTRAREPELMAEAMRYAVTGGRLARLAGRIPRRYWAEASSPAEGLAVLDPERPAF; encoded by the coding sequence ATGAGCGACGACCGGCTTGTCATCGGGGGTACGGCCTTCGGGTCGCGGTTGATCATGGGTACCGGCGGGGCGCCCAGCCTCGACGTGCTGGAGCGGGCGCTGGTGGCGTCCGGGACGGAGCTGACGACGGTCGCGATGCGGCGGGTCGATCCGTCCGTGCACGGCTCGGTGCTGTCCGTGCTGGAGAAGCTCGGCATCCGGGTGCTGCCGAACACGGCGGGGTGCTTCACCGCGGGGGAGGCCGTGCTCACGGCGCGGCTGGCGCGGGAGGCGCTCGGGACCTCGCTGGTGAAGCTGGAGGTCATCGCCGACGAGCGGACGCTGCTGCCGGACCCGGTGGAACTGCTGGAGGCGGCGGAGACGCTGGTGGACGACGGGTTCACGGTGCTGCCGTACACCAACGACGATCCCGTGCTCGCGCGGAAGCTGGAGGAGGTGGGGTGCGCGGCGGTGATGCCGCTGGGCTCGCCGATCGGATCGGGGCTCGGCATCCGCAACCCGCACAACTTCCAGCTGATCGTGGAGCGGGCCGGGGTGCCGGTGATCCTGGACGCGGGGGCCGGGACGGCGTCGGACGTGGCACTGGCGATGGAGCTGGGGTGTGCGGGGGTGATGCTGGCGTCGGCGGTGACGCGGGCGCGGGAGCCGGAGCTCATGGCGGAGGCGATGCGGTACGCCGTGACCGGGGGACGGCTGGCGCGGCTGGCGGGGCGGATCCCTCGCCGGTACTGGGCCGAGGCGTCGTCTCCCGCGGAGGGCCTGGCCGTGCTCGACCCCGAGCGTCCCGCCTTCTGA
- the thiS gene encoding sulfur carrier protein ThiS, which produces MSAESSTITVSVNGQRREIAPGTALDAVVRSLVRAPAGVAAAVNETVVPRTRWAGTALAEGDRVEVLTAVQGG; this is translated from the coding sequence ATGAGCGCCGAGTCGTCCACCATCACCGTCTCCGTCAACGGGCAGCGCCGCGAGATCGCGCCGGGGACCGCGCTCGACGCCGTCGTACGGTCCCTCGTGCGGGCCCCCGCCGGGGTGGCGGCCGCCGTCAACGAGACGGTCGTACCGCGCACGCGGTGGGCCGGGACCGCGCTCGCCGAGGGCGACCGGGTCGAGGTGCTCACCGCGGTGCAGGGAGGCTGA
- the thiO gene encoding glycine oxidase ThiO, translating to MSTRTPETSGSFDVLVVGGGIIGLVTAWRAARRGLATALVDPAPGGGAAQVAAGMLAAVTELHYGEETLLALNLESARRYPGFVAELTEASGRDLGYRRCGTLAVALDADDRAHLRELHALQQRCGLEAEWLSGRECRRLEPMLAPGVRGGLRVDGDHQIDPRRLAAALVTACERAGVVFHRVWARRLDVVRERAVGITAADGTALTAGQVVLAGGSLSGRLAGVPPEVVVPVRPVKGQVLRLTVPARYAPFLSRTVRAVVRGGQVYLVPRENGELVVGATSEELGWDTTVTAGGVYELLRDAHELVPGITELPLTETRAGLRPGSPDNAPLLGPSGLDGLLLATGHHRNGVLLTPVTGDVMGQLLAGGPLPEEARPFTPERFGAPRAQQLEQTV from the coding sequence ATGTCCACACGTACGCCCGAAACCTCGGGCAGCTTCGACGTCCTGGTCGTCGGGGGCGGGATCATCGGGCTGGTGACGGCCTGGCGCGCGGCGCGCCGGGGGCTCGCGACGGCCCTGGTGGACCCGGCTCCGGGCGGCGGGGCCGCACAGGTCGCGGCCGGGATGCTGGCCGCGGTCACCGAACTGCACTACGGCGAGGAGACGCTGCTCGCCCTCAACCTGGAGTCGGCGCGCCGCTACCCCGGCTTCGTGGCCGAGCTGACCGAGGCGAGCGGCCGGGACCTCGGCTACCGGCGCTGCGGCACCCTCGCGGTCGCGCTGGACGCCGACGACCGCGCCCATCTGCGCGAACTGCACGCCCTCCAGCAGCGCTGCGGCCTGGAAGCGGAGTGGCTGTCGGGCCGGGAGTGCCGCCGTCTGGAGCCGATGCTGGCGCCCGGGGTGCGCGGCGGGCTGCGGGTCGACGGCGACCACCAGATCGATCCGCGCAGGCTGGCCGCGGCGCTGGTGACCGCGTGCGAGCGGGCCGGGGTGGTGTTCCACCGGGTGTGGGCGCGGCGGCTGGACGTCGTACGGGAGCGGGCCGTCGGGATCACCGCGGCGGACGGTACGGCGCTCACCGCCGGGCAGGTGGTGCTCGCGGGCGGCAGCCTCAGCGGGCGGCTCGCGGGGGTGCCCCCGGAGGTGGTGGTGCCGGTGCGGCCGGTGAAGGGGCAGGTGCTGCGGCTGACGGTGCCCGCGCGGTACGCGCCGTTCCTCAGCCGCACGGTGCGGGCCGTGGTCCGGGGCGGGCAGGTGTACCTGGTGCCCCGGGAGAACGGCGAGCTGGTCGTCGGCGCCACCAGCGAGGAGCTGGGCTGGGACACGACGGTCACCGCGGGCGGGGTGTACGAGCTGCTGCGCGACGCCCACGAGCTGGTGCCGGGCATCACCGAACTGCCGCTCACCGAGACCCGGGCCGGGCTGCGGCCCGGGTCCCCCGACAACGCGCCGCTGCTCGGGCCGTCCGGGCTCGACGGGCTGCTGCTGGCGACCGGGCACCACCGCAACGGGGTGCTGCTCACGCCGGTCACCGGGGATGTGATGGGGCAGTTGCTGGCGGGGGGCCCGCTGCCCGAGGAAGCCCGTCCGTTCACGCCGGAGCGCTTCGGCGCGCCGCGCGCCCAGCAGCTGGAGCAGACCGTATGA